A window of Poecilia reticulata strain Guanapo linkage group LG7, Guppy_female_1.0+MT, whole genome shotgun sequence genomic DNA:
TTGGctctaaatgtgtttaatttgcCTTCCAGCGTTTCCTCAAGCTCTATAGATCAGAAGTTTCCAGACTTTATGCCTCTGGGgcaaaaatctgtaaatttaaactgaactgaTCCAGAAAACATCAGAGAAAACTGAGAGAGTTCATCCTTACATGATCTGAGGTCTGGAGCTGGGCCAGGTACCGTCAGCGTTCCTCGTCTCCATGATGACcgtctgacacacacacacacacacacacacacacacacacaccacagagTTACGCCTCACTCTGACGGTTAGACAAACCTGCAGGAAACGCAGATCTGAATCTGATGCAACACAAAATGATCCATTATTGATCAGAATCAGCCTCACTGATATCAGTTGGATCAATATTTATCTGGTTCTTTATCAGCAGCCTGAGTTCAGACATATTCAACCAGCATCTGCTGCCTtcagaggttaaaggtcacagaaGGAGAAGATCCTGCTAAAAGGATGAtcggaaacatttattaatatctaaTATTATTCTAATAATGCTGCCATTGATCTAATATTGGCACTAATCAGAACATGAAGCTTCACAGGACATTCCTCACTTCAACACAGATCTCTGTTTTCTCTGGTATTTTTTACTTCATATGTTCATGTTCACCTCCTTAAACTGGGACTCACTATGAGAAAACATgatgtgaactttgaccccaggCTGACGACAGCCTGCTGTTCATCAGGGGTTCTGGAGGATCAGAACCGGTCCTTTACTCACAGATGCTGTCGGTGCGGCTGAACTGGGCGCTGGTCACGTTCTCCATGTTGCTATGGAGACAGAGGAAGATCTCCACGGGGTACACCTCCACCTTCAGGGTGCTGGGCAGGTCCACCACCTGAAGCAGACCCAGACGTCACACGGGTCCGGACCCAGAACCCCCCCGCCCACCGCGGTTCTGGTGGGCTCACCTTCCGCTCCAGCGCCGGCTGGCCGTCCACCATCCCGAACCACTGCAGCAGCTTGTGCCAGACCGCGGCCGGAACCAGCATGAAGTCCTCGTTCTCCACCAGGCGCTCCTTCAGGTGGTACGAGTCCAGGTCTGGGAACAGCAGAGACGGGTCATCAGAACCCATCGGAACCAATCGGAACCGAGCAAGGCGTTCACTGACCCTCAAACAGCTCGGTGTTGTCGATCTGACCCGGGAAGGACGACGAGTTCTGGTCTCCGCTCTCCACAAACTCCTTCCACTGCTCGAACCAGCGCCGGTCCACCACATACCTGCAGAACCAGACCGGACCGGGTCAGCCGCCGCTCCGGATCATTCTGATCAGGATCCAATCCAACTACAAGATGTGTTCACSTATCAAACTCCAACGATTGATGGGACGAACATTTATCTggtttttaacatgtttacCAATacaaacctgaaaagtgtggcatgcttttgttttcagctctgACTGCAGGTCCAGCTACAGACTGAGGTTCAGTCTCAGTACCATCAGTTTCTTGGTTAGATTTacgtctggactttgactaggccggtGCTCAACAACTTTTACAACCACTTTTCTCTTTGGTCCAAAATTTGTTCAGAGCAACAAAAATGACCTGActgttcaaaacaaatgtttctataATATCTactttaaatgcacttttacaaattaaaggACCGTTTTAGTTGAGCCTTtatgtttaatacattttggAGATTTAATTTAAGGAAATGAAGTTTCAAAAAGTATtgattcataaaaatgtattttatggaaAACAGCAACATTCTTTGCTGTACTGTAGTACTGTACAGTTATGCATATATTGTattaaatgcattattattCACAACACTGATCAATTCTTCAGTATTTTTGAACAAAGTTTTTCAGAGTAAAGCTGCAGGACTTCACCCAGAACGCGTCACGGCGATGCGTCCAGCGCCCGGAACGCGTCACGGCGATGCGTCCAGCGNNNNNNNNNNNNNNNNNNNNNNNNNNNNNNNNNNNNNNNNNNNNNNNNNNNNNNNNNNNNNNNNNNNNNNNNNNNNNNNNNNNNNNNNNNNNNNNNNNNNNNNNNNNNNNNNNNNNNNNNNNNNNNNNNNNNNNNNNNNNNNNNNNNNNNNNNNNNNNNNNNNNNNNNNNNNNNNNNNNNNNNNNNNNNNNNNNNNNNNNNNNNNNNNNNNNNNNNNNNNNNNNNNNNNNNNNNNNNNNNNNNNNNNNNNNNNNNNNNNNNNNNNNNNNNNNNNNNNNNNNNNNNNNNNNNNNNNNNNNNNNNNNNNNNNNNNNNNNNNNNNNNNNNNNNNNNNNNNNNNNNNNNNNNNNNNNNNNNNNNNNNNNNNNNNNNNNNNNNNNNNNNNNNNNNNNNNNNNNNNNNNNNNNNNNNNNNNNNNNNNNNNNNNNNNNNNNNNNNNNNNNNNNNNNNNNNNNNNNNNNNNNNNNNNNNNNNNNNNNNNNNNNNNNNNNNNNNNNNNNNNNNNNNNNNNNNNNNNNNNNNNNNNNNNNNNNNNNNNNNNNNNNNNNNNNNNNNNNNNNNNNNNNNNNNNNNNNNNNNNNNNNNNNNNNNNNNNNNNNNNNNNNNNNNNNNNNNNNNNNNNNNNNNNNNNNNNNNNNNNNNNNNNNNNNNNNNNNNNNNNNNNNNNNNNNNNNNNNNNNNNNNNNNNNNNNNNNNNNNNNNNNNNNNNNNNNNNNNNNNNNNNNNNNNNNNNNNNNNNNNNNNNNNNNNNNNNNNNNNNNNNNNNNNNNNNNNNNNNNNNNNNNNNNNNNNNNNNNNNNNNNNNNNNNNNNNNNNNNNNNNNNNNNNNNNNNNNNNNNNNNNNNNNNNNNNNNNNNNNNNNNNNNNNNNNNNNNNNNNNNNNNNNNNNNNNNNNNNNNNNNNNNNNNNNNNNNNNNNNNNNNNNNNNNNNNNNNNNNNNNNNNNNNNNNNNNNNNNNNNNNNNNNNNNNNNNNNNNNNNNNNNNNNNNNNNNNNNNNNNNNNNNNNNNNNNNNNNNNNNNNNNNNNNNNNNNNNNNNNNNNNNNNNNNNNNNNNNNNNNNNNNNNNNNNNNNNNNNNNNNNNNNNNNNNNNNNNNNNNNNNNNNNNNNNNNNNNNNNNNNNNNNNNNNNNNNNNNNNNNNNNNNNNNNNNNNNNNNNNNNNNNNNNNNNNNNNNNNNNNNNNNNNNNNNNNNNNNNNNNNNNNNNNNNNNNNNNNNNNNNNNNNNNNNNNNNNNNNNNNNNNNNNNNNNNNNNNNNNNNNNNNNNNNNNNNNNNNNNNNNNNNNNNNNNNNNNNNNNNNNNNNNNNNNNNNNNNNNNNNNNNNNNNNNNNNNNNNNNNNNNNNNNNNNNNNNNNNNNNNNNNNNNNNNNNNNNNNNNNNNNNNNNNNNNNNNNNNNNNNNNNNNNNNNNNNNNNNNNNNNNNNNNNNNNNNNNNNNNNNNNNNNNNNNNNNNNNNNNNNNNNNNNNNNNNNNNNNNNNNNNNNNNNNNNNNNNNNNNNNNNNNNNNNNNNNNNNNNNNNNNNNNNNNNNNNNNNNNNNNNNNNNNNNNNNNNNNNNNNNNNNNNNNNNNNNNNNNNNNNNNNNNNNNNNNNNNNNNNNNNNNNNNNNNNNNNNNNNNNNNNNNNNNNNNNNNNNNNNNNNNNNNNNNNNNNNNNNNNNNNNNNNNNNNNNNNNNNNNNNNNNNNNNNNNNGATGCGTCCAACGCCCCGAACGCGTCACGGCGATGCGTCCAACGCCCCGAACGCGTCACGGCGATGCGTCCAGCGCCCTGAACGCCTCACGGCGAGGCGTCCAGCGCCGTGAACGCCTCACGGCGAGGCGTCCAGCGCCCTGAACGCCTCACGGCGATGCGTCCAGCATCCTGAACGCATCACGGCGATGCGTCCAGCGCCCTGAACGCCTCACAGCGAGGCGTCCAGCACCCTGAACGCATCACGGCGATGCGTCCAGCGCCCTGAACGCCTCACAGCGAGGCGTCCAGCACCCTGAACGCATCACGGCGAGGCGTCCAGCGCCCTGAACGCCTCACGGCGAGGCGTCCAGCGCCCTGAACGCGTCACGGCGATGCGTCCAGCACCCTGAACGCGTCACGGCGATGTGTTCCAGGTAAAGTTAACCGTTTCATTTCCAgacagaactttttatttttggtcctTCTACATGTCAGCTGTGGATTTTCAACACAGCTGGATAAAAAACTAATCTTATTATTTCCCCTTTCTGGAACGATAAAAGTTGTTTCTATTCTAGATCTGTAGGGTCCACAGCTAATATATCTATAATAGATCCTCCAGCCTGATCTGTGGATCTGTGCACTGATTTCTGCTGCAGGTTAAAGTTTGTCTTCCTCACATGAGCatcaataaaaaagaagaaactgaaagCAGCGACGAGTCGTTAGCTTTCTGCTGGCCGCCATTTTTAATCCTGAACCATCAGATCGTTTCTCTTCTGTTGGTTTATCATAAAACTCAACgaaaatgtttgataaaacataaactggagTAAAGAGAAGCTTCAACTGAGATCTGATGATTCTAAAACACACCGGAGGACATTTCCTCCTCATTACTTTGCTTCAGAAATCAGTTTGAAGGCAAGTAAACGTCTGAGCCAGAGGAAGTTTGTCGCCTGGGGTGGAAACAGGAGCAGGAATCAAAGCAGCAGACGTTCATGACTTATTAACGGAGAACAGAAAGTAAAACCAGACGAGGAGCCTGCAGAGTCACGGTGCTGCGGCGGCATGCAGAGCGAAAACATGAGGAAGGACCACAGATCTGaccaaccagcagcagctggcagTTTCCAGATTAAAAGCAGAGTCTCATCTGGGTTTTATGGCTCTTTGTTGATGGTTCTTGTTTCTCGTttgttttttggtcattttttattAGGTTTGTTTCGATTTTCTAccgttttaattttaattcctGGAACAACCGACTCAGCGGAAACTCGGGAGAAGAGAAACATTCAGGAACAAACGTTCAGCTGAGAGCTGAAAGTTTGTCTCAACAGGACGATCCAACGAGAGAAGCTGATCAAAAATCTCCCAGAAAGGAGGTGAACGGTTACTGGCCGTCATAAAAacaggagcagaagaagaagacaggctCCTGACTTTATGAAGGCAGGTGAGAACAAACCCAGCAGCCATATTTGTTTGGGTTTCTACATGTTAAAAACCAAATGTCATTCATGTCAGTAAGATCACGTTCAAAGCTAATATTAGCagcatttagcatttagcattagaGCTACAAATGAAGGAATGACGGCTGCATTTCTTCATGTCGACTCATCTGACCTGACTGGTTGTAAGTTCAGTTTCCAGACCACACCTTGTAGTTCTCTTCCAAACTCCTAAATGGGCTCTCAatacactttttccttccactcaactttacaTTAATGCATTTAGCTATAGCTGTATGAGAAGCTGGTTGTTTAGCTACTAAGAAAACAGTGAGTTTGCTTGACAACTGTCAAGTTAGCAGA
This region includes:
- the LOC108166442 gene encoding ubiquitin carboxyl-terminal hydrolase 11-like, which translates into the protein MTANSRCSVAEPPGLETQRREIECLLRESELQAGDSWYVVDRRWFEQWKEFVESGDQNSSSFPGQIDNTELFEDLDSYHLKERLVENEDFMLVPAAVWHKLLQWFGMVDGQPALERKVVDLPSTLKVEVYPVEIFLCLHSNMENVTSAQFSRTDSICE